ATCAACAATTTTCATGATTCTAGTCACTGGCACATGACAATATATTCCAACCAACCATGATATTGATTGTGACGTATGAACATATCAACAAGAATATTACAAGTCCACTCATCATGCATGCTTACATGAAGCCCAGCCATCATAACACTAAGTCACTCATGATTTCTAGAGTTATAGGGATATTATCAATTCTTGTACCAGTTCTAATATTAGCAGTGTCGTTCTCCACCTTCAAATTGTGAGGTAGCACATGATGAACCAGTGCCCTACAAATGTCCATACACAACTTATAAAGTTAGTAGCTAATCGTTTTGGCCCCTTGAGATGTACAAAAGATAAAGTTGAAGGTACAACACACATATAAGGTAATGGTTTGTTATGTTAATCAGTTCTCAAATGGTTTTGGAAGTTATGACAGGAAGGAACTTGTTTCTAGAACTTGTATGTACTTGTATTGATTTCACACAAACAAATAGGGGACTTGTGACTAAGCTAATAACTTGTGTCTCCTAGTATTTATTTCAAAGTAACCACAAGTTCTTGATTAACCTGAACAACTTGTGCTTATATTGTTTGTAAGCCATAATCAACAAAGGTGTGTGTCCTCATTATTTAGTAAGTATGATTGTAAGCAAGGCTACCAACATGGATATggttcagcaaaaaaaaaaaaacatcaatatATAGTAGTCTAGGTCTTAATACTTGCAAGATTCAATGAGATTCAGGCCCCAATTTTCTAACTGCTATACTCAATTAGCAAGAAAGGATCCTTAACTTCAGGAATTTTACTTCCTCACAAAGACAAAAACATGCCAAAGAACATAACCAACAAGCGCTTACCTTGGCTAAGCAGTCATGGTGTTCCCCGCCATGTAGAATAAAGTCCATCAGCTTCTGTGTCAAACCCTCCACCACTATCTTTTCTCCCAAGTCACAGATTTGGTGCCTGCATACCTGCATGAGAAAATAGAGCAAATGAAACAATTGCTGAGGTCTATATGGATCTTAAATGAGAATTTTTTCAGTGAGTCTAGTCACTACTTCTAGTTTGCAGCAATGGCATATAAAATTCAACTGAGTTCATGCATATTAGCAAATGTCATTTGTAGACTTTATTATGACAGTTTGGGGTGGTTGTCCTTAAGCATTTCTGAAAAGTCTACAGAATGGGAATAGATACAATTGACTACAAAATGTATAAGGAAACCACAAATACAGCACCTGACAAATCCAAATGTATCATGAACAGTCTCCTTCAATAATTTATGCATAGATAACTCAAAATAAGCATGCACTTTTCACTTGAAAAAAGATGAAGATAAAGTGGAGGGTGACAGAAGCAAGGAATGAATTTGCACGCAACAATATGCAATGAAACTGAAGAGATCTGGAGAACCAAACCAATCTAAACATGCTGCAAATAATAGAAATATGTAGATCAAGCAAGTGTTGCACTTCGCACTGGAAAACTTAAAGGAACATATGAACTGAATGTTCCTGTATCTGCAAAATTAAAAAAGGAAAAGGCAACAAATTCGAGATATACTCACCTCTTTATAACACAGCATATACCTCAAGCCAGCAATGGTCAAAAGAGTGTAACTCTGTTCAGCATATGCTGCAGTAAACCAACCTGGAAGATAGGAATATAATATCAATGGGAGAAGATCAACTACAGTCCAAATAATAAAAAGCAGCTAGAATTAATCAGTAATTCTAAGCAGATGGACACATTGAAATGGATTTAGGCATACATGAAAAGTGATAGACATGCGGTGGACAATATCTAAAAAAATGCAAATACTTGAATAATAAATTCATTAAAGGCCTTTGTTTTGAATGTTTCAAAAACCAAACTGAACAATGTGTTTAAAGCCAGAATTTATGATGTACTTAACAGGTGCACTCTGATCGTTGGACTCTGCATCATTGGTTGTACTATGAGCCCGACGCCATTCATTGATCATATTCCTGAACCCAAAAGGTGAATTACTCTCATGCCACAATTTGAGCACATTTGCTAAATAGATTACAAACTTAAATTGAAATACGTCCATATGAACTTGTAAATTTCACACTAGTAGTCGAAGTAGTCAGAGTATGTTTCATATTATTGTACTTACAGAATGCTACAACCAATTTGATAAACAACCAACAGGTTCAACAGAGTCATGTAAGTCAATTTTCCCTTTCTATCCTTGCTAAATCGATTACAAACTGAAATTGAAATAGGTTATAGGTCCATGGAGGAATTAATTTCATACCGCAAAGGTCATCGCGCTTGGAACTGGGGAAGTTTCAATGCTGTGAGACCTACCTAGTCGCTGGCCATGGTGCCGTATCC
Above is a genomic segment from Miscanthus floridulus cultivar M001 chromosome 3, ASM1932011v1, whole genome shotgun sequence containing:
- the LOC136542507 gene encoding uncharacterized protein, with protein sequence MINEWRRAHSTTNDAESNDQSAPGWFTAAYAEQSYTLLTIAGLRYMLCYKEVCRHQICDLGEKIVVEGLTQKLMDFILHGGEHHDCLAKGTGSSCATSQFEGGERHC